In Streptomyces thermolilacinus SPC6, a single genomic region encodes these proteins:
- a CDS encoding iron ABC transporter permease encodes MTGIATRPSDTVPGRTGRALRLPAGPAAVVAGGVLALLLVTVAHLGHGRSDIGLGDLLALLVGGGDADTRAVLLGGRLPRTLAGLVAGAALAVAGCLLQSSVRNPLASPDTLGVTAGAYLAVAVSAITGFSLGDLSRGGIAFVGGLLAAALVHTVAGGSRGRPAHLVLAGVSVTLALSSVTAVLVVLFQEETGAVFFWGHGSLAVADSARSLTVLPLLGAGLVGGLLLARALDILGTGDETARGLGVPVGRVRLTAVLLSVLLTACAVAVTGPIGFVGLAAPHLVRLAGVRRHAALLPAAALWGATLLLAADLLARVTSPTGNEVAAGVVTALFGAPLFLWLARRLPSEPAAPGTVMPGRRGRRLPYPPLLAGGVALVAALLAAGLVLGDIAVPFARLPGLLTGGGDELLRGVVLEYRLPRLLVAALAGALLAVAGGIVQTVSRNPLADLTVMGVSGGAGFGAALVLVALPTVPYAMLPVAALLGGTAAFALTYGLSLRKGSVAPERLVLVGIGTFALTTAATNYLVVGARFQVAQALTWLSGSTYARDVTDLSVLVGAVVVGVPLLVLSFRRLDLLALGEDTPRTLGLPLERTRLAVLILAVALAACAVAVVGTVAFVGLVAPHAARMLAGSRAHRLLPVAGLLGAALMIAADTVGRTAIAPAEIPSGLLAALIGTPYFVWQLRRGHR; translated from the coding sequence ATGACCGGGATCGCTACACGTCCCTCGGACACCGTGCCGGGCCGGACCGGGAGAGCGCTGCGCCTCCCGGCCGGCCCCGCCGCGGTCGTCGCGGGCGGGGTGCTGGCGCTGCTGCTGGTGACCGTGGCCCACCTCGGGCACGGGCGCAGCGACATCGGCCTCGGCGACCTGCTGGCGCTGCTGGTGGGCGGCGGCGACGCGGACACGCGGGCGGTGCTGCTGGGCGGGCGGCTGCCGCGCACCCTGGCCGGTCTGGTCGCCGGTGCGGCGCTGGCCGTCGCGGGCTGCCTGCTCCAGTCGTCGGTGCGCAACCCGCTGGCGTCGCCGGACACGCTCGGTGTGACGGCCGGGGCCTACCTGGCGGTGGCGGTCAGCGCGATCACCGGGTTCTCGCTGGGCGACCTGTCGCGCGGCGGGATCGCGTTCGTCGGCGGGCTCCTCGCGGCGGCGCTCGTCCACACCGTGGCGGGCGGCTCGCGGGGGCGGCCCGCGCATCTGGTGCTGGCCGGGGTGTCGGTGACGCTGGCGCTGTCCAGTGTGACGGCGGTGCTGGTGGTGCTGTTCCAGGAGGAGACCGGCGCGGTGTTCTTCTGGGGGCACGGCTCCCTCGCGGTGGCCGACAGCGCCCGGTCGCTGACGGTGCTTCCGCTGCTCGGGGCGGGGCTCGTCGGCGGGCTGCTGCTGGCCAGGGCCCTGGACATCCTCGGCACCGGCGACGAGACGGCGCGGGGCCTCGGTGTGCCGGTGGGCCGGGTGCGGCTGACGGCGGTGCTGCTCTCGGTGCTGCTGACGGCGTGCGCGGTGGCGGTGACCGGCCCGATCGGCTTCGTGGGCCTGGCCGCCCCGCACCTGGTGCGCCTCGCCGGTGTGCGGCGGCACGCGGCACTGCTGCCCGCGGCCGCCCTGTGGGGCGCGACGCTGCTGCTGGCCGCGGACCTGCTGGCGCGGGTCACGTCGCCGACCGGCAACGAGGTCGCGGCCGGTGTGGTGACGGCGCTGTTCGGCGCGCCGCTGTTCCTGTGGCTGGCGCGGCGGCTGCCGTCGGAGCCGGCCGCCCCCGGGACGGTCATGCCGGGGCGGCGCGGCCGGCGGCTGCCGTACCCGCCGCTGCTGGCGGGCGGGGTCGCCCTGGTGGCGGCGCTGCTGGCGGCCGGTCTGGTGCTGGGTGACATCGCCGTGCCGTTCGCCCGGCTGCCGGGGCTGCTGACGGGCGGCGGGGACGAGCTGCTGCGGGGCGTGGTGCTGGAGTACCGGCTGCCGCGGCTGCTGGTGGCGGCCCTGGCGGGCGCGCTGCTGGCGGTGGCGGGCGGCATCGTGCAGACCGTGTCGCGCAACCCGCTCGCGGACCTGACGGTGATGGGCGTCAGCGGCGGCGCCGGGTTCGGTGCGGCGCTGGTGCTGGTGGCGCTGCCGACGGTGCCGTACGCGATGCTGCCGGTGGCGGCGCTGCTGGGCGGTACGGCGGCGTTCGCGCTGACGTACGGGCTGTCGCTGCGGAAGGGCTCGGTGGCGCCGGAGCGTCTGGTGCTGGTCGGCATCGGCACGTTCGCGCTGACCACCGCGGCGACCAACTACCTGGTGGTGGGCGCGCGTTTCCAGGTGGCGCAGGCGCTGACGTGGCTGTCGGGCTCGACGTACGCGCGGGACGTGACGGACCTGTCGGTGCTGGTGGGCGCGGTGGTGGTGGGGGTGCCGCTGCTGGTGCTGTCGTTCCGGCGCCTCGACCTGCTGGCGCTGGGCGAGGACACGCCCCGCACGCTGGGCCTGCCGCTGGAGCGGACCCGGCTGGCGGTACTAATCCTGGCGGTGGCGCTCGCCGCGTGCGCGGTCGCGGTGGTCGGGACGGTGGCGTTCGTCGGCCTGGTCGCCCCGCACGCGGCGCGGATGCTGGCCGGCTCGCGCGCCCACCGGCTGCTGCCCGTGGCGGGCCTGCTGGGCGCGGCGTTGATGATCGCCGCGGACACGGTGGGCCGCACGGCCATCGCCCCCGCCGAGATCCCGTCGGGCCTCCTGGCGGCCCTGATCGGCACGCCGTACTTCGTCTGGCAACTGCGGCGCGGCCACCGCTAG
- a CDS encoding ABC transporter substrate-binding protein, with translation MRTPPRARTALTALFAAAALAVTAVGCGSAAEEAGGGSPTKEGNNGAGQEGGVTVSHLKGSTTLKAPAEKVVALEWTYAEDLLALGVSPAGVADVKGYDQWVTGGPRFGKDVKDVGTRQAPSLETIKALKPDLIITSKVRSEANYEQLNKIAPTLMFDPYSTDSEYEEMRATLKKIGTAVGKPEAADTALKDLDAKIAAAKQKLDAANRNGSEVTVARGYTTDGAAVVEVLTGSTIPGGLLPQLGLKNAWKGKADAYGMSKVDIEGLKPVEKSSLVYVAAEDDDVFATSLPKNALWQNLDFAKNKRVHALDPGTWFFGGPFSTAQVADEIAGALTS, from the coding sequence ATGCGCACTCCACCACGGGCCCGTACCGCCCTCACCGCCCTGTTCGCCGCCGCGGCGCTCGCCGTCACCGCCGTCGGCTGCGGCTCGGCCGCCGAGGAGGCGGGCGGCGGCTCCCCGACGAAGGAGGGGAACAACGGCGCCGGCCAGGAGGGCGGCGTCACCGTCTCCCACCTGAAGGGCTCCACCACGCTGAAGGCGCCCGCCGAGAAGGTCGTCGCGCTGGAGTGGACCTACGCCGAGGATTTGCTGGCCCTCGGTGTGTCCCCGGCCGGTGTCGCCGACGTCAAGGGCTACGACCAGTGGGTCACCGGCGGGCCCCGCTTCGGCAAGGACGTCAAGGACGTCGGGACGCGGCAGGCGCCCAGCCTGGAGACGATCAAGGCGCTCAAGCCCGACCTGATCATCACCTCCAAGGTGCGCTCCGAGGCCAACTACGAGCAGCTCAACAAGATCGCGCCGACGCTGATGTTCGACCCGTACTCCACGGACAGCGAGTACGAGGAGATGCGGGCCACGCTGAAGAAGATCGGCACGGCCGTCGGCAAGCCGGAGGCGGCCGACACGGCGCTGAAGGACCTCGACGCGAAGATCGCCGCCGCGAAGCAGAAGCTGGACGCGGCGAACAGGAACGGCTCCGAGGTCACCGTCGCGCGCGGCTACACGACGGACGGCGCCGCCGTGGTGGAGGTCCTCACCGGCTCCACCATCCCCGGCGGGCTGCTGCCGCAGCTCGGCCTGAAGAACGCCTGGAAGGGCAAGGCCGACGCGTACGGGATGAGCAAGGTGGACATCGAGGGCCTCAAGCCCGTCGAGAAGTCCAGCCTCGTGTACGTCGCCGCGGAGGACGACGACGTGTTCGCCACGTCGCTGCCGAAGAACGCCCTGTGGCAGAACCTGGACTTCGCGAAGAACAAGCGTGTCCACGCCCTCGACCCGGGCACGTGGTTCTTCGGCGGGCCGTTCTCGACCGCTCAGGTCGCCGACGAGATCGCGGGCGCCCTCACTTCATGA
- a CDS encoding SDR family oxidoreductase — protein sequence MPPPEPAPSDPDVPPPGPGQDPDRDPDPGPAGRAGRAPGPLCLVTGASGYIGGRLVPELLDAGYRVRCLARTPSKLRDHPWAERVETVRGDVTDPVSVRDAMRGADVAYYLVHALGAGRGFEDTDRRAATVFADAARATGVRRLVYLGGLTPAGVPDQQLSPHLRSRREVGRILLASGVPTTVLRAAVILGSGSASFEMLRYLTERLPLMVTPRWLHTRIQPIAVRDVLRYLVGSAAMPPEVSRVFDIGGPDVLTYRDLMRRHAAVAGLPPRLILPVPLLTLRLSSLWVGLVTPVPASIARPLADSLRHEVVCREHDIARYVPDPPGAPLGVDDALALALRRVREARVTTRWSSASVPGAPSDPLPTDPDWAGGSLYTDERERLVDATPERLWRVIEGVGGDNGWYSFPLAWAVRGWLDRLVGGVGLRRGRRDAARLRAGDSLDFWRVEEIERGRLLRLRAEMRLPGLAWLEMYAERDERGRTRYRQRALFHPRGLLGHAYWWSVAPFHAVVFGGMARNITRAAERPEATGTAPGRGPGPGHVHGPGAGPEGAR from the coding sequence ATGCCGCCGCCCGAACCCGCACCCTCTGACCCTGACGTGCCGCCCCCCGGCCCTGGCCAGGACCCGGACCGGGACCCGGATCCGGGCCCCGCCGGGCGGGCCGGCCGCGCGCCGGGGCCGCTCTGCCTGGTCACCGGCGCGTCCGGGTACATCGGCGGGCGCCTCGTCCCCGAGCTCCTCGACGCCGGGTACCGGGTCCGCTGCCTCGCCCGCACCCCAAGCAAGCTACGCGACCACCCCTGGGCCGAGCGGGTCGAGACGGTACGCGGCGACGTCACCGACCCGGTGTCGGTGCGCGACGCGATGCGCGGCGCCGACGTCGCGTACTACCTGGTCCACGCCCTCGGCGCCGGACGCGGCTTCGAGGACACCGACCGGCGCGCCGCGACCGTCTTCGCCGACGCCGCCCGTGCCACCGGGGTCCGGCGCCTCGTCTACCTGGGCGGCCTCACCCCCGCCGGGGTGCCCGACCAGCAGCTCTCCCCGCACCTGCGCTCCCGCCGCGAGGTGGGGCGGATCCTCCTCGCCTCCGGCGTCCCCACCACCGTGCTGCGCGCCGCCGTCATCCTCGGCTCCGGCTCCGCCTCCTTCGAGATGCTCCGCTACCTCACCGAACGGCTGCCGCTCATGGTCACCCCGCGCTGGCTGCACACCCGCATCCAGCCGATCGCCGTCCGGGACGTGCTGCGCTACCTCGTCGGCAGTGCCGCCATGCCGCCGGAGGTCAGCCGCGTCTTCGACATCGGCGGGCCCGACGTGCTGACGTACCGCGACCTGATGCGCCGCCACGCCGCCGTCGCCGGGCTGCCGCCGCGCCTCATCCTGCCCGTGCCGCTGCTCACCCTGCGCCTGTCCAGCCTGTGGGTCGGGCTCGTCACGCCCGTACCGGCGTCCATCGCGCGGCCGCTCGCCGACTCGCTGCGCCACGAGGTGGTCTGCCGGGAGCACGACATCGCCCGGTACGTCCCCGACCCGCCCGGCGCGCCCCTCGGCGTGGACGACGCCCTCGCGCTGGCCCTCCGCCGCGTCAGGGAGGCCCGCGTCACCACCCGCTGGTCGTCCGCGTCCGTGCCGGGCGCGCCCAGCGACCCGCTGCCGACCGACCCCGACTGGGCGGGCGGGAGCCTCTACACCGACGAGCGGGAGCGGCTCGTGGACGCCACCCCCGAGCGGCTGTGGCGGGTCATCGAGGGCGTCGGCGGCGACAACGGCTGGTACTCCTTCCCGCTCGCCTGGGCCGTTCGGGGCTGGCTGGACCGGCTGGTCGGCGGGGTCGGCCTGCGCCGGGGCCGCCGGGACGCCGCGCGGCTGCGTGCCGGTGACTCGCTGGACTTCTGGCGCGTCGAGGAGATCGAACGCGGCCGGCTGCTGCGGCTGCGCGCCGAGATGCGGCTGCCGGGGCTCGCCTGGCTGGAGATGTACGCCGAGCGCGACGAGCGGGGCCGCACCCGCTACCGGCAGCGCGCCCTGTTCCACCCGCGCGGGCTGCTCGGGCACGCGTACTGGTGGAGCGTCGCCCCGTTCCACGCCGTCGTGTTCGGCGGGATGGCCCGCAACATCACCAGGGCGGCGGAGCGACCGGAGGCCACGGGTACGGCCCCGGGGCGAGGCCCCGGCCCCGGGCACGTCCACGGTCCCGGGGCGGGGCCCGAGGGGGCGCGGTGA
- a CDS encoding MMPL family transporter: MSASPALARRLLPALLIAVWLAVGGGLGPYAGKLGEVATNDQAAFLPQDAEATRVLDAQKAFRQEETLPLVVVWTADGGGRLSPDRQQAATRTLASLTGTDGVVGAPSPALPSRDGEALQGALRLAPGLGDELPAVLDRVRAAADEVPGTRAQLAGPAATQADLKDAFAGIDGLLLGVALAAVLLILLLVYRSVLLPLVVILCAVFALALACAVVYVLADADVVRVDGQVQGILFILVIGAATDYALLLAARFREELGRRDDRYAAMREALRQSYGPVGASAATVALGLLALLLSDLTNNRALGPVGAIGIVCAVLGALTFLPAVLVLLGRAAYWPASPKPAASGAGHGLWTKVAALVDRSPRKVWAGTLVVLVACAAFAPTLTARGVPLDEIFVDDAPSVAAGKTLAEHFPGGSGNPAVIIADASALPAVTEAAERTDGVASVVPVTASGRPGGGPPLVAEGRVQLNATLEAAPDSDAAKAALARLRTAVHAVPDADALVGGYTAQQYDTQRTAERDRTVIMPVVLVIILLILVGLLRSLLLPVLLVATVALNFLATLGVSALVFERLLGFSGTDASVPLYGFVFLVALGVDYNIFLMSRVREETFLHGTQEGVLRGLTATGGVITSAGVVLAATFAALAVIPLAFLLQIAFIVAFGVLLDTLVVRSLLVPALVRDIGPVSWWPSTLRTRTGPSGS, from the coding sequence ATGTCCGCCTCCCCGGCCCTCGCCCGGCGGCTGTTGCCCGCGCTGCTCATCGCCGTCTGGCTCGCCGTGGGCGGGGGCCTCGGCCCCTACGCGGGCAAGCTCGGCGAGGTCGCCACCAACGACCAGGCGGCCTTCCTGCCGCAGGACGCCGAGGCGACCCGCGTCCTCGACGCGCAGAAGGCCTTCCGCCAGGAGGAGACGCTGCCCCTCGTCGTCGTGTGGACGGCGGACGGGGGCGGGCGCCTCTCCCCCGACCGGCAGCAGGCCGCGACGCGGACACTCGCCTCCCTGACCGGCACCGACGGCGTGGTCGGCGCGCCGTCGCCCGCGCTGCCCTCCCGGGACGGCGAGGCGCTCCAGGGAGCGCTGCGGCTGGCGCCCGGCCTGGGCGACGAGCTGCCCGCCGTACTGGACCGGGTCAGGGCCGCCGCCGACGAGGTGCCCGGCACCCGGGCGCAGCTCGCGGGCCCGGCCGCCACGCAGGCCGACCTGAAGGACGCGTTCGCCGGGATCGACGGGCTGCTCCTCGGGGTCGCCCTCGCGGCGGTGCTGCTGATCCTGCTGCTGGTCTACCGCAGCGTGCTGCTGCCGCTCGTGGTCATCCTGTGCGCGGTGTTCGCGCTGGCCCTGGCGTGCGCGGTCGTGTACGTGCTGGCCGACGCGGACGTGGTCCGGGTGGACGGGCAGGTGCAGGGCATCCTGTTCATCCTGGTCATCGGCGCCGCCACCGACTACGCGCTGCTGCTCGCCGCCCGGTTCCGGGAGGAGCTGGGGCGGCGCGACGACCGGTACGCCGCGATGCGGGAGGCGCTGCGCCAGTCGTACGGGCCGGTCGGGGCGAGCGCCGCGACCGTCGCCCTGGGCCTGCTGGCGCTGCTGCTCAGCGACCTGACGAACAACCGGGCGCTCGGCCCGGTCGGCGCCATCGGCATCGTGTGCGCCGTGCTGGGCGCGCTGACGTTCCTCCCGGCCGTCTTGGTGCTGCTGGGCCGGGCGGCGTACTGGCCGGCCTCGCCGAAGCCCGCCGCGTCGGGCGCCGGGCACGGGCTGTGGACGAAGGTGGCCGCCCTGGTGGACCGCTCCCCGCGCAAGGTGTGGGCGGGCACGCTGGTCGTGCTGGTGGCCTGCGCGGCGTTCGCGCCGACGCTCACCGCGCGGGGCGTGCCGCTGGACGAGATCTTCGTGGACGACGCGCCGTCCGTCGCGGCCGGGAAGACCCTCGCGGAGCACTTCCCCGGCGGCTCCGGCAACCCGGCGGTGATCATCGCGGACGCCTCGGCGCTGCCCGCCGTGACGGAGGCGGCCGAGCGGACCGACGGAGTGGCCTCGGTCGTACCGGTCACCGCTTCCGGCCGTCCCGGCGGCGGCCCGCCGCTCGTGGCCGAAGGGCGCGTGCAGCTCAACGCCACGCTGGAGGCCGCGCCCGACAGCGACGCCGCGAAGGCCGCGCTGGCCCGGCTGCGGACCGCCGTGCACGCCGTACCGGACGCGGACGCGCTGGTCGGCGGGTACACCGCGCAGCAGTACGACACGCAGCGCACCGCCGAGCGGGACCGGACGGTCATCATGCCCGTCGTCCTGGTGATCATCCTGCTGATCCTGGTGGGGCTGCTGCGTTCGCTGCTGCTGCCGGTGCTGCTGGTGGCGACGGTGGCGCTGAACTTCCTGGCGACGCTGGGCGTCTCCGCGCTGGTCTTCGAGCGGCTCCTCGGGTTCAGCGGCACGGACGCGTCGGTCCCGCTGTACGGGTTCGTGTTCCTGGTGGCGCTGGGCGTGGACTACAACATCTTCCTGATGTCGCGGGTGCGGGAGGAGACGTTCCTCCACGGCACCCAGGAAGGCGTGCTGCGGGGCCTGACCGCGACCGGCGGGGTGATCACCTCGGCGGGCGTGGTGCTGGCGGCGACGTTCGCGGCGCTGGCGGTCATCCCGCTGGCGTTCCTGCTCCAGATCGCGTTCATCGTCGCGTTCGGCGTGCTCCTGGACACCCTGGTGGTCCGGTCGCTGCTCGTACCGGCGCTGGTGCGGGACATCGGGCCGGTGTCGTGGTGGCCGAGCACGCTCAGAACACGGACAGGCCCGTCAGGGTCGTGA
- a CDS encoding ABC transporter ATP-binding protein, with the protein MSVEISARELTLGHGGEPVARSIGVTLAPGAVTALVGPNGSGKSTLLRALARLHTPDAGRIVLDGRDLAEYRPRELARKLSFLTQSPIVPAGVTVEELVAYGRHPHQGLLGRGGDEDREAVAWALDATNLRPLAERTLDRLSGGERQRAWIAMALAQRTGLLLLDEPTTYLDIRYQIEVLRLVRRLADEHGITVAVVLHELNQAAAFSDAMVVLAGGRIVTSGPPAEALTEDTVRTAFQIDTTVTLDPHTGVPTCLPTWREPSPAAAT; encoded by the coding sequence GTGAGCGTGGAGATCAGCGCGCGGGAACTGACCCTCGGCCACGGGGGCGAGCCCGTCGCGCGGAGCATCGGCGTGACCCTGGCGCCGGGAGCGGTGACCGCGCTGGTCGGTCCCAACGGGTCGGGCAAGTCCACGCTGCTGCGGGCGCTGGCCCGGCTGCACACCCCCGACGCGGGCCGGATCGTGCTGGACGGGCGGGACCTGGCCGAGTACCGCCCGCGTGAACTGGCCCGGAAGCTCAGCTTCCTGACGCAGTCGCCGATCGTGCCCGCCGGGGTGACCGTGGAGGAGCTGGTGGCGTACGGCCGCCATCCCCACCAGGGGCTGCTGGGGCGCGGCGGCGACGAGGACCGGGAGGCGGTCGCCTGGGCGCTGGACGCCACGAACCTGCGGCCGCTGGCCGAACGCACCCTGGACCGGCTGTCCGGCGGCGAGCGGCAGCGGGCGTGGATCGCGATGGCGCTGGCCCAGCGGACCGGGCTGCTGCTGCTCGACGAGCCGACGACGTACCTCGACATCCGCTACCAGATCGAGGTGCTGCGGCTGGTGCGGCGGCTGGCGGACGAGCACGGCATCACCGTGGCGGTGGTGCTGCACGAACTGAACCAGGCCGCCGCGTTCTCCGACGCGATGGTCGTGCTGGCGGGGGGCCGGATCGTCACGTCCGGGCCGCCCGCCGAGGCGCTGACGGAGGACACCGTCCGTACCGCCTTCCAGATCGACACGACCGTCACCCTCGACCCCCACACGGGTGTGCCGACCTGCCTGCCGACCTGGCGCGAGCCGTCACCGGCGGCGGCCACCTGA
- a CDS encoding glutaminase, translating into MSTAVALAFQPVLDQIAADIAARPGRGRPADYIPALAEADTSRFGMAVAEPDGTVYGVGDWRQPFSTQSITKAFTLALTLSLEGEALWEHVGREPSGNPFNSLVQLEYENGIPRNPFINAGALVVTDRLHALTGDASGTLRAFLRAESGNADLDFDHAVAASEAAHGDRNAALAYFMASYGNIGTPVPELLEQYFRQCSLEASCADLALAAGFLARHGIRADGSSLLTRSEAKQVNAVMLTCGTYDAAGDFAYRVGLPGKSGVGGGIIAVVPGRCTLCVWSPGLDQRGNSVAGVAALDRFTTLTGLSVF; encoded by the coding sequence GTGAGCACCGCCGTGGCCCTCGCCTTCCAGCCCGTCCTCGACCAGATCGCGGCCGACATCGCCGCCCGACCGGGCCGGGGCCGCCCGGCGGACTACATCCCGGCGCTCGCCGAGGCCGACACGAGCCGCTTCGGCATGGCCGTCGCGGAACCCGACGGCACGGTCTACGGCGTGGGCGACTGGCGGCAGCCGTTCTCCACCCAGTCGATCACCAAGGCGTTCACCCTCGCCCTGACCCTCTCCCTGGAGGGTGAGGCCCTCTGGGAGCACGTGGGCCGCGAGCCGTCCGGCAACCCGTTCAACTCGCTCGTCCAGCTGGAGTACGAGAACGGCATCCCCCGCAACCCGTTCATCAACGCGGGGGCCCTCGTCGTCACCGACCGGCTCCACGCCCTGACCGGCGACGCGTCCGGCACGCTCCGCGCGTTCCTGCGCGCCGAGAGCGGCAACGCCGACCTGGACTTCGACCACGCGGTCGCCGCGTCGGAGGCCGCGCACGGCGACCGCAACGCCGCCCTGGCGTACTTCATGGCCTCGTACGGCAACATCGGCACGCCCGTCCCCGAGCTGCTGGAGCAGTACTTCCGCCAGTGCTCCCTGGAGGCGTCCTGCGCGGACCTGGCGCTCGCCGCCGGGTTCCTCGCCCGGCACGGCATCCGCGCCGACGGCTCCTCGCTGCTCACCCGCAGCGAGGCCAAGCAGGTCAACGCGGTGATGCTGACGTGCGGCACCTACGACGCGGCGGGCGACTTCGCGTACCGGGTGGGCCTGCCCGGCAAGAGCGGCGTCGGCGGCGGCATCATCGCCGTCGTCCCCGGCCGCTGCACGCTGTGCGTGTGGAGCCCGGGCCTGGACCAGCGCGGCAACTCCGTCGCCGGGGTCGCCGCGCTGGACCGCTTCACGACCCTGACGGGCCTGTCCGTGTTCTGA
- a CDS encoding cryptochrome/photolyase family protein → MTTAVVLFTCDLRLHDHPPLRAALRAHDTVVPLFVRDEGVAAAGFAAPNRAAFLADCLADLDAGLRRRGGRLVVRSGRVADVVCAVAAETGAAEVHMAADHSGYAQRREDLLRTALAGERRALRVHDAVGTVVPPGAIAPRGAAHYAVFGAYHRRWTAERVRGPLTAPRAVPVPDGVRSEEPPSRQGVAGVSPGLTRGGETEGRRRLAAWLGGPLDAYADQQDDLAADGTSRLSPYLHFGAVSATEAVHRARARGGPGADAFVRQLCWRDFHRQLLAARPSAAHDDYRTRHDRWRTGPGAEADAEAWKAGRTGYPVVDATMRQLAREGWAHNRGRLIAASFLTKTLYVDWRVGARHFLELLADGDIPNNQLNWQWVAGTGTDSRPNRVLNPVAQGRRYDPDGVYVRRWVPELARVGGPSVHEPWKPSVRAQAPAYPPPIVDLPQALSRFRTARGLT, encoded by the coding sequence GTGACCACGGCCGTCGTGCTGTTCACCTGCGACCTGCGGCTGCACGACCATCCGCCGCTGCGCGCCGCCCTGCGCGCGCACGACACGGTCGTCCCGCTGTTCGTCCGGGACGAGGGCGTCGCCGCCGCCGGGTTCGCCGCGCCCAACCGCGCCGCGTTCCTCGCGGACTGCCTGGCCGACCTGGACGCGGGCCTGCGGCGACGCGGCGGGCGGCTCGTCGTCAGGTCCGGGCGGGTCGCCGACGTCGTGTGCGCGGTCGCCGCCGAGACGGGCGCCGCCGAGGTGCACATGGCGGCCGACCACAGCGGGTACGCCCAGCGCCGCGAGGATTTGCTGCGCACCGCCCTGGCGGGGGAGCGGCGGGCGCTGCGGGTGCACGACGCGGTCGGCACCGTCGTACCCCCGGGCGCCATCGCCCCGCGGGGGGCCGCGCACTACGCGGTGTTCGGCGCGTACCACCGCCGGTGGACCGCCGAGCGGGTGCGGGGGCCGCTCACCGCGCCGCGTGCCGTGCCCGTCCCGGACGGGGTGCGGTCCGAGGAGCCGCCCTCCCGGCAGGGCGTCGCGGGCGTGTCGCCCGGCCTGACGCGGGGCGGCGAGACGGAGGGGCGGCGCAGGCTCGCCGCGTGGCTGGGCGGACCCCTCGACGCGTACGCGGACCAGCAGGACGACCTGGCGGCCGACGGCACCTCGCGCCTCTCCCCCTACCTCCACTTCGGCGCCGTCTCCGCCACGGAGGCCGTCCACCGGGCGCGCGCCCGGGGCGGGCCGGGCGCCGACGCGTTCGTACGGCAGCTGTGCTGGCGCGACTTCCACCGCCAGCTGCTCGCCGCCCGCCCGTCCGCCGCGCACGACGACTACCGCACCCGCCACGACCGCTGGCGTACCGGGCCGGGGGCAGAGGCGGACGCGGAGGCGTGGAAGGCGGGCCGTACGGGCTATCCGGTGGTGGACGCCACGATGCGCCAACTGGCTCGCGAGGGCTGGGCGCACAACCGGGGCCGCCTGATCGCGGCGAGCTTCCTGACCAAGACGCTCTACGTGGACTGGCGGGTGGGCGCCCGGCACTTCCTGGAGCTGCTGGCCGACGGCGACATCCCCAACAACCAGCTGAACTGGCAGTGGGTGGCGGGCACGGGCACCGACTCCCGTCCGAACCGGGTCCTCAACCCGGTGGCGCAGGGCCGCCGTTACGACCCGGACGGCGTGTACGTCAGGCGCTGGGTGCCCGAACTCGCCCGTGTCGGCGGCCCGTCGGTCCACGAGCCGTGGAAGCCCTCCGTCCGGGCGCAGGCCCCCGCCTACCCGCCGCCGATCGTGGACCTCCCGCAGGCCCTGTCGCGCTTCCGGACGGCCCGGGGCCTGACCTGA
- a CDS encoding MarR family winged helix-turn-helix transcriptional regulator, which translates to MTRDDDRTGEETRAERPAPVDLQAFAVQLRRMNGEVNRLVHAFAASQGLHPTDVQALAAVLDADEPMTPGRLRERLGLTSGAVTACVDRLERAGHIRRSRESTDRRVVHLHYEPGARATARAFFRPLADASEAATARFTPEELDVALRFLTALNEELAGGGENGTPSH; encoded by the coding sequence GTGACCAGGGACGACGACCGTACGGGCGAAGAGACACGGGCTGAGCGGCCGGCCCCGGTGGATCTCCAGGCGTTCGCCGTCCAGCTGCGCCGGATGAACGGCGAGGTGAACCGGCTGGTGCACGCCTTCGCCGCGAGCCAGGGCCTGCATCCGACGGACGTGCAGGCGCTGGCCGCGGTCCTGGACGCCGACGAGCCGATGACGCCGGGGCGGCTGCGGGAGCGCCTCGGGCTGACGTCCGGCGCGGTGACGGCGTGCGTGGACCGGCTGGAGCGGGCCGGGCACATCCGCAGGTCCCGCGAGAGCACCGACCGGCGGGTGGTCCACCTGCACTACGAGCCGGGCGCCCGGGCCACCGCCCGCGCGTTCTTCCGGCCGCTCGCGGACGCGTCGGAGGCGGCGACCGCGCGGTTCACCCCGGAGGAGCTCGACGTGGCGCTCCGGTTCCTGACGGCGTTGAACGAGGAGCTGGCGGGCGGCGGCGAGAACGGCACGCCCAGCCACTGA